A stretch of Henckelia pumila isolate YLH828 chromosome 4, ASM3356847v2, whole genome shotgun sequence DNA encodes these proteins:
- the LOC140866195 gene encoding calmodulin-binding protein 60 D-like isoform X1, with protein sequence MYGSNIVVQIGGEINEMVFPLDRMLTDPKNMELRFSNKISQPTLTCHEIKGDQGNTCVEVALFDSSTGKKVDVGPVAFASIQLFVLAQGTDDCTGEGFNEKIVRVEGNKLPLLTVNLCQLQGGSCVLEGVKFRHHATKVKPTVFRLGARIVGTFDGIINVKEAKTESFPVKCYRKKYSMKKEIPNLKDKISVLKNIQLRGKIEERLQAQGIDTVEKFLIHLLINPHQQLKNIASLKGKKWETTLNNARKCQGYKMYWYFNSQENSGVVFDIFGELQWMYSQGEYAATNMLSEDNKVDADKLLSYAFEHWGDVVAASFDDPDSVHQHLEAVKTSFHQSNNSRNIPGQHPGANPDDGVSEMVDGPNNMEVPEPWFNHGAMDCGFDDLVLPLDHECFIGVIRFTDSEDGCEEYVG encoded by the exons ATGTATGGATCGAATATTGTTGTACAAATTGGCGGTGAAATTAACGAAATGGTTTTTCCACTTGACAGGATGCTTACGGACCCGAAAAATATGGAGCTCCGATTCTCCAACAAGATTTCTCAGCCAACCTTGACATGCCATGAAATAAAAGGAGATCAAGGCAACACTTGCGTTGAAGTGGCTCTCTTCGATAGTTCCACGGGAAAGAAAGTCGACGTTGGGCCCGTGGCATTTGCAAGTATTCAACTCTTTGTTCTTGCTCAGGGAACTGATGACTGTACGGGAGAAGGATTCAATGAGAAAATTGTAAGAGTAGAAGGGAATAAGTTGCCTCTTCTTACAGTAAATCTGTGTCAGCTACAAGGAGGCAGCTGCGTTTTGGAAGGCGTAAAGTTCAGACATCACGCGACCAAGGTGAAGCCGACGGTGTTCCGGTTGGGGGCGAGAATTGTCGGAACCTTTGATGGGATCATTAATGTCAAAGAAGCAAAGACTGAATCTTTTCCTGTCAAGTGTTACCGCAAAAAAT ATTCCATGAAGAAAGAGATCCCGAATCTGAAGGATAAAATTTCGGTGCTGAAAAACATACAACTACGTGGTAAGATAGAGGAGCGTCTGCAAGCCCAAGGAATCGATACAGTCGAGAAATTTCTGATCCACCTCCTCATAAATCCTCATCAACAACTGAAAAAT ATTGCTAGTTTGAAGGGAAAGAAGTGGGAGACCACTTTAAACAATGCTCGAAAATGCCAAGGTTACAAGATGTACTGGTACTTCAATTCTCAGGAGAATTCTGGCGTGGTTTTCGACATTTTCGGGGAGTTGCAATGGATGTACTCACAAGGGGAGTATGCTGCCACTAATATGTTATCTGAAGACAACAAG GTTGATGCAGACAAGTTGTTATCATATGCTTTTGAGCACTGGGGAGACGTTGTGGCGGCCTCTTTCGATGATCCGGATTCTGTTCATCAGCACCTGGAGGCTGTGAAAACATCATTCCATCAGTCGAATAATTCTCGCAATATTCCAGGACAACATCCTGGTGCAAATCCTGACGATGGAGTTTCCGAAATGGTCGATGGACCGAACAATATGGAAGTTCCGGAGCCATGGTTCAATCATGGAGCCATGGACTGTGGGTTCGACGATTTGGTTTTGCCGCTTGATCATGAGTGCTTCATCGGTGTGATCAGGTTTACCGATTCCGAAGATGGATGTGAGGAGTATGTTGGCTGA
- the LOC140866195 gene encoding calmodulin-binding protein 60 D-like isoform X2 has protein sequence MLTDPKNMELRFSNKISQPTLTCHEIKGDQGNTCVEVALFDSSTGKKVDVGPVAFASIQLFVLAQGTDDCTGEGFNEKIVRVEGNKLPLLTVNLCQLQGGSCVLEGVKFRHHATKVKPTVFRLGARIVGTFDGIINVKEAKTESFPVKCYRKKYSMKKEIPNLKDKISVLKNIQLRGKIEERLQAQGIDTVEKFLIHLLINPHQQLKNIASLKGKKWETTLNNARKCQGYKMYWYFNSQENSGVVFDIFGELQWMYSQGEYAATNMLSEDNKVDADKLLSYAFEHWGDVVAASFDDPDSVHQHLEAVKTSFHQSNNSRNIPGQHPGANPDDGVSEMVDGPNNMEVPEPWFNHGAMDCGFDDLVLPLDHECFIGVIRFTDSEDGCEEYVG, from the exons ATGCTTACGGACCCGAAAAATATGGAGCTCCGATTCTCCAACAAGATTTCTCAGCCAACCTTGACATGCCATGAAATAAAAGGAGATCAAGGCAACACTTGCGTTGAAGTGGCTCTCTTCGATAGTTCCACGGGAAAGAAAGTCGACGTTGGGCCCGTGGCATTTGCAAGTATTCAACTCTTTGTTCTTGCTCAGGGAACTGATGACTGTACGGGAGAAGGATTCAATGAGAAAATTGTAAGAGTAGAAGGGAATAAGTTGCCTCTTCTTACAGTAAATCTGTGTCAGCTACAAGGAGGCAGCTGCGTTTTGGAAGGCGTAAAGTTCAGACATCACGCGACCAAGGTGAAGCCGACGGTGTTCCGGTTGGGGGCGAGAATTGTCGGAACCTTTGATGGGATCATTAATGTCAAAGAAGCAAAGACTGAATCTTTTCCTGTCAAGTGTTACCGCAAAAAAT ATTCCATGAAGAAAGAGATCCCGAATCTGAAGGATAAAATTTCGGTGCTGAAAAACATACAACTACGTGGTAAGATAGAGGAGCGTCTGCAAGCCCAAGGAATCGATACAGTCGAGAAATTTCTGATCCACCTCCTCATAAATCCTCATCAACAACTGAAAAAT ATTGCTAGTTTGAAGGGAAAGAAGTGGGAGACCACTTTAAACAATGCTCGAAAATGCCAAGGTTACAAGATGTACTGGTACTTCAATTCTCAGGAGAATTCTGGCGTGGTTTTCGACATTTTCGGGGAGTTGCAATGGATGTACTCACAAGGGGAGTATGCTGCCACTAATATGTTATCTGAAGACAACAAG GTTGATGCAGACAAGTTGTTATCATATGCTTTTGAGCACTGGGGAGACGTTGTGGCGGCCTCTTTCGATGATCCGGATTCTGTTCATCAGCACCTGGAGGCTGTGAAAACATCATTCCATCAGTCGAATAATTCTCGCAATATTCCAGGACAACATCCTGGTGCAAATCCTGACGATGGAGTTTCCGAAATGGTCGATGGACCGAACAATATGGAAGTTCCGGAGCCATGGTTCAATCATGGAGCCATGGACTGTGGGTTCGACGATTTGGTTTTGCCGCTTGATCATGAGTGCTTCATCGGTGTGATCAGGTTTACCGATTCCGAAGATGGATGTGAGGAGTATGTTGGCTGA